One Onthophagus taurus isolate NC chromosome 11, IU_Otau_3.0, whole genome shotgun sequence genomic window carries:
- the LOC111424067 gene encoding juvenile hormone acid O-methyltransferase-like has product MYDPKLYRETTNLFVKSHIKKIINCYSNLLNWNQNENILEIGCGEGSTTIEILVDFISKNVSNFNYLATDLLQPMINLATNDYLHDHVTFKQADILDEKLWLNYKECFTKIFSILCFMVVPNPTIWIKNIYNVLKQNGQIFLILTSTNPMMKQHISLSQQEKWSKYQKSNFFLSDYLLSDNPTSWIIQLLRNGGFKDIQQHEIVYDTNLKDFKSAYQFVKAFTSLNENIPEELKDEYLNEMCENIEKEVLNDEKYSYISYDVISAKK; this is encoded by the exons ATGTACGACCCCAAATTATATCGTGAAACAACAAATCTTTTTGTGAAATCCCACATCAAAAAGATCATAAATTGTTATAGTAATTTACTAAATTggaatcaaaatgaaaatattttagaaattggTTGTGGTGAAGGTTCAACAACAATCGAAATTTTGGTTGATTTCatctcaaaaaatgtttcaaattttaattatttagcaaCTGATTTATTACAACCAATGATTAATTTAGCAACAAATGATTATTTACACGATCACGTGACGTTTAAACAAGCTGATATCTTAGATGAAAAACTCTGGTTGAATTACAAGGAATGCTTTACgaagatattttcaattttgtgcTTTATGGTCGTACCAAACCCAAc tatttggattaaaaatatttacaacgttttaaaacaaaacggtcaaatatttttaatattaacatcaACAAATCCCATGATGAAACAACACATCTCTCTTAGCCAACAAGAGAAATGGTCAAAATaccaaaaatcaaatttttttctctccGATTACCTTTTAAGCGATAACCCAACATCTTGGATTATTCAACTCTTAAGAAATGGAGGATTTAAAGATATCCAACAACATGAAATTGTTTACGATAccaatttaaaagattttaaatctgCATATC aatttgtAAAAGCTTTTACATCATTGAACGAGAACATTCCTGAAGAATTAAAAGACGAATATTTGAATGAAATGTgtgaaaatatcgaaaaagaagttttaaatGACGAAAAGTACTCTTATATTTCTTATGATGTTATTTCAgccaaaaaataa
- the LOC111424231 gene encoding uncharacterized protein, with product MENIKQIGDKFLVLINMKYFIIMFGLSLILYLGDVVLNIKTCCKIDPLEGSGFLIKTRGCLIPNYLTFNVKVNRRYVNNFQSGRCSPDVTKFVHSKTWHQTNIIYIDSKLVQNLFENQENFSCFYSPCNKKDLENCFNEKYLLRAAARITDLYVLVNCSYNNRIIFNDFFTFPSNKELLPRVDKKKSKNQLNVVVWGLDGVSRQGFHRHFQRTARIMARLQATQFLGYTKIGEIAFSNIIPLLTGVKDYREINSSIFSDFKNKGYLTSFAEEEKKFINLFPFEKFDFYWNTEYLNLSNNDCPQNKLFEYSERLFMYLHEKGRDFFGLFWSKKFNYLDVYLSRLLIKLEQSNVLNNTIFILVSDHGDQNNKLRLTHLGSIEDRLPLLYVYFPLWHKQSFKEAHCNLKRNAERLVTTFDIHKTLQTLTDPFNINYETNDFNLNKSVSLFSLISTRRTCETVEISSHFCSCNGFKDVGVEEDVSNEIMDYVREISNDTTKILTNRLHLPPIGFNQNFADYTVLFSSNYSNLHYEATIRKINGSDYKNHFKLIGNISEIETPAMSTVTNTLH from the exons ATGGAGAATATTAAGCAAATAG gagataaatttttagtattaaTCAACATGAAATACTTCATAATAATGTTTGGattatcattaatattatactTAGGAGATGTcgtattaaacataaaaacatGTTGTAAAATAGACCCTTTAGAAGGAAGcgggtttttaataaaaactagaGGATGTTTGATTCCGAATTATCTCACATTTAACGTTAAGGTAAACCGAAGAtacgttaacaattttcaatctGGACGTTGTTCACCGGatgtaacaaaatttgtaCATTCAAAAACTTGGCACCAAACCAATATCATTTACATCGATTCAAAACTGgttcaaaatttattcgaaaatcaagaaaatttttCATGCTTCTATTCCCCCtgcaataaaaaagatttagaaaactGTTTTAACGAGAAATACTTATTAAGGGCAGCTGCGAGAATAACCGATCTTTACGTATTAGTAAATTGTAGTTATAACAATAGGataattttcaatgatttttttacgtttccatcaaataaagaattattacCGAGAGTCGataagaaaaaatcgaaaaatcaaCTTAATGTAGTTGTTTGGGGACTTGATGGTGTTTCAAGGCAAGGATTTCATCGCCATTTTCAACGTACAGCAAGGATAATGGCAAGATTACAAGCAACTCAATTTCTTGGATATACTAAAATTGGTGAAATTGCTTTTTCGAACATAATTCCTTTATTAACTGGTGTAAAAGATTATCGTGAAAttaattcatcaattttttccgattttaaaaataaagggtATTTAACATCGTTTgctgaagaagaaaaaaaatttataaatctttttcccttcgaaaaatttgatttctaTTGGAACactgaatatttaaatttatctaataATGATTGCCCCCAAAATAAGTTGTTTGAGTACTCTGAAAGACTTTTTATGTATTTGCATGAAAAAGGAAGGGATTTCTTCGGATTGTTTTggtctaaaaaatttaattatctcGATGTATATTTATCAcggttattaataaaattagaacaatCAAATGTGTTAAATAACACTATTTTTATATTGGTGAGTGATCATGGCGATCAAAATAACAAGTTAAGGTTAACGCATTTAGGAAGTATCGAAGATCGTTTACCTTTATTGTACGTTTATTTTCCTTTGTGGCATAAACAAAGTTTCAAGGAAGCTCATTGTAACTTGAAAAGAAACGCCGAAAGACTTGTTACAACTTTCGATATCCATAAAACGTTACAAACATTAACAGATccgtttaatataaattacgaaacgaatgattttaatcttaataaaaGTGTCAGTTTGTTTTCACTGATTTCAACAAGAAGAACATGTGAAACTGTTGAAATTTCATCACATTTCTGTAGTTGTAATGGATTTAAAGATGTTGGAGTTGAAGAAGATGTATCAAACGAAATTATGGATTACGTAAGAGAAATTAGCAATGATACaacgaaaattttaacaaatcgATTACATTTACCACCAATTGggtttaatcaaaattttgctgattacacagttttattttcatcgaATTATTCTAATCTACATTATGAAGCaacaattagaaaaataaatgggagtgattataaaaatcattttaaacttATTGGAAATATTAGTGAAATTGAAACTCCTg caaTGTCTACAGTTACAAACACCTTacattaa
- the LOC111424192 gene encoding juvenile hormone acid O-methyltransferase-like — MFDVELYKKMSQFQKLASKNGVNAYSEFIRWSKNGKILDVGCGEGSTTVDLLYPLIMANSSNSELIAMDLEEDMISAANASYGHMNIDFIQMDITNINENNNKYKNYFDNVFSFICLHLVSDLIWIKNIYDLMKRDGQTFFIIPANNPVFTAVMELRHEGNYIEYVKKVEHVFNTPFAQLSNPEDWIKPLMEKEGFKNVKCFKFPQDFTFESFDYLKRFIATFQFLIKEIPTDEQDDFIEQVANRIIRISTFDETTQEIHASCFILAIIADK; from the exons ATGTTCGACGTTGAATTGTACAAGAAAATGTCTCAGTTTCAAAAACTAGCTTCCAAAAACGGTGTAAACGCTTACAGCGAGTTTATCAGATGGTCCAAAAATGGGAAAATTTTAGATGTTGGGTGTGGTGAAGGTTCGACAACGGTTGATCTTTTGTATCCGTTGATAATGGCAAATTCTTCAAACTCCGAATTAATCGCGATGGATTTAGAAGAAGATATGATTTCTGCTGCTAACGCTAGTTATGGTCATATGAACATCGATTTTATCCAAATGGATATAACAAACATAAAcgaaaataacaacaaatacaagaattatttcgataacgtgttttcgtttatttgtcTACATTTAGTGAGCGATTT AATATGGATAAAGAATATATATGATTTAATGAAACGTGATGGGCAAACTTTCTTCATAATTCCAGCAAATAATCCAGTTTTTACTGCAGTTATGGAGCTACGTCATGAAGGAAATTATATTgaatatgttaaaaaagtCGAGCACGTTTTCAACACTCCATTTGCTCAATTAAGTAATCCTGAAGATTGGATTAAACCTTTAATGGAAAAAGAaggatttaaaaatgttaaatgtttcaaatttcCCCAAGATTTCACTTTTGAAAGtttcgattatttaaaaa ggTTCATTGcaacttttcaatttttaattaaggaaATTCCAACTGATGAACAAGACGATTTTATCGAACAAGTTGCTAATCGTATTATAAGAATATCAACTTTTGATGAGACCACTCAAGAAATTCATGCAAGCTGTTTTATTCTTGCTATTATTGCAGATAAATAA
- the LOC139432133 gene encoding juvenile hormone acid O-methyltransferase-like: MYDPKLYRETKSLFAKSHIEKIINCYSTLLNWNQNENILEVGCGDGSITIEVLVDLISKNVSNFNYLATDLLQPMINLATNDYFHERVQFKQADILDEKLWLNNKECFMKIFSILCLMVVPNPTIWVKNIYNVLKQNGQIVLILISTSPMIKQHISLSQQEKWSKYQKSNFFLSDYLLSDNPTSWINQHLRNGGFKDIEQYEIVYDTTLKDFKSTYQFVKAFTSLNENIPEELKGEYLNEMCANIEKEVLNDEKYSYISYDVIIARK; the protein is encoded by the exons ATGTACGACCCCAAATTATATCGTGAAACAAAAAGTCTTTTTGCGAAATCTCACATCGAAAAGATCATAAATTGTTATAGTACTTTACTAAATTggaatcaaaatgaaaatattttagaagttggTTGTGGTGATGGTTCAATAACAATCGAAGTTTTAGTtgatttaatatcaaaaaatgtttcaaatttcaattatttagcAACTGATTTATTACAACCAATGATTAATTTAGCCACAAATGATTATTTTCACGAACGTGTCCAATTTAAACAAGCTGATATCTTAGATGAAAAACTCTGGTTGAATAACAAGGAGTgctttatgaaaatattttcaattttgtgcCTTATGGTCGTACCAAACCCAac tatttgggttaaaaatatttacaacgttttaaaacaaaacggtcaaatagttttaatattaatatcaacAAGTCCCATGATAAAACAACACATCTCTCTTAGCCAACAAGAGAAGTggtcaaaatatcaaaaatcaaACTTTTTTCTCTCTGATTACCTTTTAAGCGATAACCCAACGTCTTGGATTAATCAACACTTAAGAAATGGAGGATTTAAAGATATCGAACAATATGAAATTGTTTACGATACaactttaaaagattttaaatctaCATATC aatttgtAAAAGCTTTTACATCATTGAACGAAAACATTCCTGAAGAATTAAAAGGCGAATATTTGAACGAAATGTGTGCAAATATCGAAAAAGAAGTCTTAAATGACGAGAAGTATTCTTATATTTCTTATGATGTTATTATAGCCagaaaataa